One Misgurnus anguillicaudatus chromosome 19, ASM2758022v2, whole genome shotgun sequence genomic region harbors:
- the eif3ba gene encoding eukaryotic translation initiation factor 3, subunit Ba isoform X2 translates to MRNTDNMDDDLEYEDEEEPSFSDPEDFEDDISDQELLGDVLRDKPQEADGIDSVVVVDNVPQVGPDRLEKLRNVIHKIFSKFGKITNEFYPDADGKTKGYIFLEYSAPSHALEAVKNADGYKLDKQHTFRVNLFTDFDKYMSICDEWETPEKQPFKDFGNLRHWMEDPDCRDQYSVIYDSGERTGIFSNDVKEPIEVEERARWTETYVRWSPKGTYLATFHQRGIALWGGEKFKQIQRFSHQGVQLIDFSPCERYVVTFSPLMDTKDDPQAIIIWDVLTGQKKRGFHCESSAHWPIFKWSPDGKFFARMTQDTLSIYETPSMGLLDKKSLKINGIKDFSWSPGDNIIAFWVPEDKDIPARVTLMQLPSRNEIRVRNLFNVVDCKLHWQKNGDYLCVKVDRTPKGTQGVVTNFEIFRMREKQVPVDVVEMKESIIAFAWEPNGSKFAVLHGESPRINVSFYHVKNNGKIDLIKMFDKQQANSIFWSPQGQFLVLAGLRSMNGALAFVDTSDCTMMNFAEHYMASDVEWDPTGRYVVTSVSWWSHKVDNAFWLWTFQGRLLQKNNKDRFCQLLWRPRPPSLLTQEQIKLIKKDLKKYSKIFEQKDRLSQSKASKELVDKRRAMMEEYRKYREKAMQMYQDQRPLRLELRGGVDTDDLDSNVDDWEEETIEFFINEEIIPIGDL, encoded by the exons ATGCGCAACACGGATAACATGGATGACGATTTGGAGTATGAGGACGAAGAAGAGCCTTCGTTCAGTGATCCGGAGGATTTCGAGGATGACATCAGTGATCAGG AGCTGCTTGGGGACGTCCTGAGGGACAAACCGCAGGAGGCTGATGGCATTGACTCGGTTGTTGTGGTTGATAATGTACCTCAAGTCGGACCCGATCGTCTGGAGAAACTCCGGAATGTCATTCACAAGATCTTCTCAAAGTTTGGCAAAATCACCAATGAGTTTTATCCAGATGCTGATGGAAAGACCAAAGG GTATATATTTCTAGAGTATTCTGCACCAAGCCATGCTCTTGAAGCTGTGAAGAACGCTGATGGCTACAAGCTGGACAAGCAGCATACTTTCCGTGTCAATCTCTTTACAGACTTTGACAA ATACATGTCAATCTGCGATGAGTGGGAAACTCCTGAGAAACAGCCCTTTAAAGATTTT GGAAACCTGCGTCACTGGATGGAGGATCCTGACTGTCGTGATCAGTACAGTGTCATCTACGACTCTGGTGAAAGAACGGGCATATTTTCCAATGATGTGAAGGAACCCATCGAGGTGGAGGAAAGAGCG CGCTGGACCGAGACGTACGTGCGCTGGTCTCCGAAAGGCACTTATCTGGCCACATTCCATCAGAGAGGCATTGCTTTGTGGGGAGGTGAGAAGTTCAAGCAGATCCAGAGGTTCAGTCATCAAGGAGTGCAACTTATCGATTTCTCTCCCTGTGAGAGATATG TTGTCACATTCAGCCCTCTCATGGACACTAAAGATGATCCACAGGCTATCATTATCTGGGACGTTCTTACAGGACAGAAGAAAAGAGGCTTTCATTGTGAAAGCTCTGCACACTGGCCGATTTT TAAGTGGAGTCCAGATGGAAAGTTCTTTGCTCGAATGACACAGGACACCCTGAGCATCTACGAAACACCA TCAATGGGTCTTTTAGACAAGAAGAGTTTGAAGATAAATGGAATTAA GGATTTCTCCTGGTCACCGGGTGATAATATCATTGCATTCTGGGTTCCTGAGGATAAAGATATCCCAGCAAGAGTCACCCTCATGCAACTCCCATCAAGAAATGAGATCAGAGTCCGTAACCTGTTTAATGTTGTGGACTGTAAGCTTCACTGGCAGAAAAATGGAGACTATCTCTGTGTAAAAGTGGACAGAACACCTAAAGGAACACAG GGTGTTGTCACCAACTTTGAGATCTTCCGAATGAGAGAGAAGCAGGTACCTGTGGATGTGGTGGAGATGAAAG AAAGCATCATTGCCTTTGCTTGGGAACCAAATGGCAGCAAGTTTGCTGTCCTACATGGTGAATCTCCCAGAATCAATGTATCGTTCTACCACGTGAAGAACAATGGCAAAATCGACCTAATCAAAATGT ttgaCAAGCAGCAAGCAAATAGCATTTTCTGGAGTCCACAGGGACAGTTTTTGGTTTTGGCTGGGCTGAGGAG TATGAATGGAGCTCTTGCTTTTGTGGACACTTCAGACTGCACCATGATGAACTTTGCCGAACATTACATGGCATCAGACGTTGAATGGGATCCCACTGGACGATATGTGGTGACATCTGTCTCCTGGTGGAGTCACAAG GTGGACAACGCCTTCTGGCTGTGGACATTCCAGGGTCGTTTGCTGCAGAAGAACAACAAAGATCGTTTCTGCCAGCTGCTGTGGAGGCCCCGCCCACCCTCTCTCCTGACCCAAGAGCAAATCAAA CTCATCAAGAAGGACCTCAAGAAGTACTCCAAGATCTTTGAGCAGAAAGATCGTCTCAGTCAGTCCAAGGCTTCAAAG GAATTGGTGGACAAGAGGCGTGCCATGATGGAGGAGTATCGCAAGTACCGCGAGAAAGCCATGCAGATGTACCAAGATCAGAGACCCCTTCGTCTTGAACTCAGAGGAG GTGTGGACACTGATGACCTGGACAGCAATGTCGATGACTGGGAGGAAGAGACCATTGAGTTTTTCATCAATGAAGAAATTATTCCCATCGGAGATCTGTAG
- the chst12a gene encoding carbohydrate sulfotransferase 12 gives MALSQTKSTKMGMSRLLRIFVFVGAVFMILLIIIYWDEVGATNFYLHATISGPHPSRLTPHRRSDPEKKADEDKENSFLTDIDAFVNQFLEGTVDPTEQVRGEPPPGEAHNQSSEKSEEKFVPRREWKIHLTPIDPEMKQRQENRKQLVQDFCSNRSLFDFPGKYRNFDDIPNKELDHLIVDDRHGIIYCYVPKVACSNWKRIMIVLSESLLLDGVPYQNPLDVPQDLVHNSSLHFTFNKFWKRYGKFSRHLMKIKLKKYTKFLFVRDPFVRLISAYRNKFEQPNEDFYRRFAVVMLKRYSQYTNPPVSVVNAFADGIRPSFKNFIQYLLDPQTEKDTPFNEHWKQIYRLCHPCQINYDFVGKLETLDEDAEHLLRILRVDNVVEFPPSHRNRTVSSWEQDWFAKIPLESRNELYRLYEADFKLFGYSKPDKLLNE, from the coding sequence ATGGCACTTTCCCAGACAAAATCAACCAAAATGGGAATGTCGAGACTGTTACgcatttttgtgtttgttggtGCAGTCTTCATGATCCTTCTTATAATCATATACTGGGATGAGGTGGGGGCCACCAATTTTTACCTCCACGCAACAATCTCTGGGCCTCACCCGTCGCGCCTTACTCCACATAGGCGTTCTGATCCCGAAAAGAAAGCGGATGAGGACAAAGAGAACTCATTTTTGACAGACATAGATGCTTTTGTCAACCAATTTTTGGAGGGAACCGTTGACCCGACAGAGCAGGTGCGAGGAGAACCACCCCCTGGCGAGGCTCACAATCAGTCCTCGGAAAAATCAGAGGAAAAGTTTGTTCCTAGACGAGAGTGGAAGATCCATCTGACCCCGATAGACCCAGAGATGAAACAGAGGCAGGAGAATCGGAAGCAGCTGGTTCAGGATTTTTGCAGTAACAGAAGTCTCTTCGACTTCCCGGGAAAGTACAGGAATTTTGATGACATACCCAATAAAGAATTAGATCACCTGATAGTAGATGACAGACACGGGATCATTTACTGTTACGTTCCGAAGGTGGCCTGCTCGAACTGGAAGCGCATAATGATCGTGCTGAGCGAGAGTCTGTTATTAGATGGCGTTCCCTACCAAAACCCACTAGATGTTCCTCAAGACCTCGTCCATAACAGTAGCTTGCACTTCACGTTCAACAAGTTCTGGAAGCGCTACGGAAAGTTCTCGCGTCACCTCATGAAAATCAAGCTTAAGAAATACACCAAGTTTTTGTTTGTGAGGGATCCGTTTGTGAGACTGATCTCTGCGTATCGCAACAAATTTGAACAACCTAATGAGGACTTCTACAGGAGATTCGCAGTTGTCATGCTGAAAAGGTACAGCCAATACACCAATCCACCAGTGTCAGTGGTGAACGCTTTTGCAGATGGGATTCGACCGTCTTTCAAAAACTTCATTCAATATTTATTAGATCCACAAACCGAGAAAGACACACCTTTCAACGAGCACTGGAAACAAATTTACCGTCTGTGCCATCCATGCCAGATTAATTATGATTTTGTAGGAAAGTTGGAGACTTTGGATGAGGATGCTGAGCATTTGTTACGGATTCTTCGTGTAGATAACGTTGTTGAGTTCCCTCCAAGTCATCGCAATCGAACGGTTAGTAGTTGGGAACAGGATTGGTTTGCCAAAATACCATTGGAATCTAGAAATGAGCTGTACAGACTCTATGAGGCTGACTTTAAACTATTTGGATATTCCAAACCAGACAAGCTGTTAAATGAATAA
- the eif3ba gene encoding eukaryotic translation initiation factor 3, subunit Ba isoform X1 has product MRNTDNMDDDLEYEDEEEPSFSDPEDFEDDISDQELLGDVLRDKPQEADGIDSVVVVDNVPQVGPDRLEKLRNVIHKIFSKFGKITNEFYPDADGKTKGYIFLEYSAPSHALEAVKNADGYKLDKQHTFRVNLFTDFDKYMSICDEWETPEKQPFKDFGNLRHWMEDPDCRDQYSVIYDSGERTGIFSNDVKEPIEVEERARWTETYVRWSPKGTYLATFHQRGIALWGGEKFKQIQRFSHQGVQLIDFSPCERYVVTFSPLMDTKDDPQAIIIWDVLTGQKKRGFHCESSAHWPIFKWSPDGKFFARMTQDTLSIYETPSMGLLDKKSLKINGIKDFSWSPGDNIIAFWVPEDKDIPARVTLMQLPSRNEIRVRNLFNVVDCKLHWQKNGDYLCVKVDRTPKGTQGVVTNFEIFRMREKQVPVDVVEMKESIIAFAWEPNGSKFAVLHGESPRINVSFYHVKNNGKIDLIKMFDKQQANSIFWSPQGQFLVLAGLRSMNGALAFVDTSDCTMMNFAEHYMASDVEWDPTGRYVVTSVSWWSHKVDNAFWLWTFQGRLLQKNNKDRFCQLLWRPRPPSLLTQEQIKLIKKDLKKYSKIFEQKDRLSQSKASKELVDKRRAMMEEYRKYREKAMQMYQDQRPLRLELRGGVDTDDLDSNVDDWEEETIEFFINEEIIPIGDL; this is encoded by the exons ATGCGCAACACGGATAACATGGATGACGATTTGGAGTATGAGGACGAAGAAGAGCCTTCGTTCAGTGATCCGGAGGATTTCGAGGATGACATCAGTGATCAGG AGCTGCTTGGGGACGTCCTGAGGGACAAACCGCAGGAGGCTGATGGCATTGACTCGGTTGTTGTGGTTGATAATGTACCTCAAGTCGGACCCGATCGTCTGGAGAAACTCCGGAATGTCATTCACAAGATCTTCTCAAAGTTTGGCAAAATCACCAATGAGTTTTATCCAGATGCTGATGGAAAGACCAAAGG GTATATATTTCTAGAGTATTCTGCACCAAGCCATGCTCTTGAAGCTGTGAAGAACGCTGATGGCTACAAGCTGGACAAGCAGCATACTTTCCGTGTCAATCTCTTTACAGACTTTGACAA ATACATGTCAATCTGCGATGAGTGGGAAACTCCTGAGAAACAGCCCTTTAAAGATTTT GGAAACCTGCGTCACTGGATGGAGGATCCTGACTGTCGTGATCAGTACAGTGTCATCTACGACTCTGGTGAAAGAACGGGCATATTTTCCAATGATGTGAAGGAACCCATCGAGGTGGAGGAAAGAGCG CGCTGGACCGAGACGTACGTGCGCTGGTCTCCGAAAGGCACTTATCTGGCCACATTCCATCAGAGAGGCATTGCTTTGTGGGGAGGTGAGAAGTTCAAGCAGATCCAGAGGTTCAGTCATCAAGGAGTGCAACTTATCGATTTCTCTCCCTGTGAGAGATATG TTGTCACATTCAGCCCTCTCATGGACACTAAAGATGATCCACAGGCTATCATTATCTGGGACGTTCTTACAGGACAGAAGAAAAGAGGCTTTCATTGTGAAAGCTCTGCACACTGGCCGATTTTCAAGT GGAGTCCAGATGGAAAGTTCTTTGCTCGAATGACACAGGACACCCTGAGCATCTACGAAACACCA TCAATGGGTCTTTTAGACAAGAAGAGTTTGAAGATAAATGGAATTAA GGATTTCTCCTGGTCACCGGGTGATAATATCATTGCATTCTGGGTTCCTGAGGATAAAGATATCCCAGCAAGAGTCACCCTCATGCAACTCCCATCAAGAAATGAGATCAGAGTCCGTAACCTGTTTAATGTTGTGGACTGTAAGCTTCACTGGCAGAAAAATGGAGACTATCTCTGTGTAAAAGTGGACAGAACACCTAAAGGAACACAG GGTGTTGTCACCAACTTTGAGATCTTCCGAATGAGAGAGAAGCAGGTACCTGTGGATGTGGTGGAGATGAAAG AAAGCATCATTGCCTTTGCTTGGGAACCAAATGGCAGCAAGTTTGCTGTCCTACATGGTGAATCTCCCAGAATCAATGTATCGTTCTACCACGTGAAGAACAATGGCAAAATCGACCTAATCAAAATGT ttgaCAAGCAGCAAGCAAATAGCATTTTCTGGAGTCCACAGGGACAGTTTTTGGTTTTGGCTGGGCTGAGGAG TATGAATGGAGCTCTTGCTTTTGTGGACACTTCAGACTGCACCATGATGAACTTTGCCGAACATTACATGGCATCAGACGTTGAATGGGATCCCACTGGACGATATGTGGTGACATCTGTCTCCTGGTGGAGTCACAAG GTGGACAACGCCTTCTGGCTGTGGACATTCCAGGGTCGTTTGCTGCAGAAGAACAACAAAGATCGTTTCTGCCAGCTGCTGTGGAGGCCCCGCCCACCCTCTCTCCTGACCCAAGAGCAAATCAAA CTCATCAAGAAGGACCTCAAGAAGTACTCCAAGATCTTTGAGCAGAAAGATCGTCTCAGTCAGTCCAAGGCTTCAAAG GAATTGGTGGACAAGAGGCGTGCCATGATGGAGGAGTATCGCAAGTACCGCGAGAAAGCCATGCAGATGTACCAAGATCAGAGACCCCTTCGTCTTGAACTCAGAGGAG GTGTGGACACTGATGACCTGGACAGCAATGTCGATGACTGGGAGGAAGAGACCATTGAGTTTTTCATCAATGAAGAAATTATTCCCATCGGAGATCTGTAG